From Streptobacillus canis, a single genomic window includes:
- a CDS encoding M20 metallopeptidase family protein: MNNFIKTTVESIYDEIVSHRRYLHENPELSEFEYNTSEYIIKFLEKHNIEYKRVADTGVYAYIKNGEGKILAFRADIDALPILEESDFEVHSKNKGVMHACGHDVHTSVQLGVAKILANNLDKWKGSVKFFFQPAEETVGGAKRMLEAGVNDDFKADAIYGFHVAPEIEVGKVGIKYGKLHATSSTFVITINGVSSHAALAYLGIDTIVIGSKVIEFLQSIVSRRIDARECAVITVGTFNAGTAQNIVADKAVLTGTIRTLTLDLKEWIVNEIKTQLPKFVESMGATIDINFKDSYIPVINNDEKTVFLEKNVRDILGENNCEIIEKSRMDAEDVGYFLDVIEGSYFRVGIRNEKIGAIYDLHHPKFKVDESAIKVGMMVQLKNALEYLNESK; encoded by the coding sequence ATGAATAATTTTATAAAAACAACAGTAGAGTCTATTTATGATGAAATTGTATCACATAGAAGGTATTTACATGAAAATCCTGAATTAAGTGAATTTGAGTATAATACATCAGAATATATAATTAAATTTTTAGAAAAACATAATATAGAATACAAAAGGGTTGCAGATACAGGAGTATATGCATATATTAAAAATGGTGAAGGTAAAATACTTGCATTTAGGGCAGATATAGATGCTTTACCTATATTAGAAGAAAGTGATTTTGAAGTTCACTCTAAAAATAAAGGAGTAATGCACGCATGTGGACATGATGTGCATACTAGTGTTCAATTAGGTGTAGCAAAAATATTAGCTAATAATTTAGATAAATGGAAAGGAAGTGTCAAATTCTTTTTTCAACCTGCAGAGGAAACTGTAGGAGGAGCCAAAAGAATGCTAGAAGCTGGAGTTAATGATGATTTTAAAGCAGATGCTATATATGGTTTCCATGTTGCACCTGAAATAGAAGTAGGTAAAGTTGGAATTAAATATGGAAAATTGCATGCAACTTCATCAACATTTGTAATAACAATCAATGGTGTATCATCTCATGCTGCTTTAGCTTATCTAGGAATAGATACAATTGTAATAGGATCAAAAGTAATAGAATTTTTACAATCTATTGTAAGTAGAAGAATAGATGCTAGGGAATGTGCTGTTATAACGGTTGGAACATTTAATGCAGGAACTGCGCAAAATATAGTTGCAGATAAAGCAGTACTAACGGGGACTATAAGAACACTAACACTTGACTTAAAAGAATGGATAGTAAATGAAATAAAAACACAATTACCTAAATTTGTTGAAAGTATGGGTGCAACTATAGATATTAACTTTAAAGATAGCTATATCCCTGTTATAAATAATGATGAAAAAACTGTATTTTTAGAAAAAAATGTCAGAGATATTTTAGGTGAAAATAATTGTGAAATTATTGAAAAATCAAGAATGGATGCAGAAGATGTAGGATATTTCTTAGATGTAATAGAAGGCTCATATTTTAGAGTTGGAATTAGAAATGAAAAGATTGGTGCAATTTATGATTTGCATCATCCAAAATTTAAAGTAGATGAAAGTGCAATAAAAGTTGGAATGATGGTTCAATTAAAAAATGCGTTGGAGTATTTAAATGAAAGTAAATGA
- the rlmD gene encoding 23S rRNA (uracil(1939)-C(5))-methyltransferase RlmD: MKVNDIINVKIEKLVFGGEGMARYDNLVVFVPMSVPGDELSIKIISVKKTYARGLIEKINKPSVDRISTDKLSFEDYSGCDFAMMNYDAQIKYKSEILKDIMKKNAKEDVKDDIYVEKSEDIFNYRNKVAEPFVKINGEIKTGFYRKKSHEIFTSEEVNLRSKVATEVLDKLLIKLNYFKRTKKEFKVFSDITNSGFLKTCVIRNNEKGEVMLVIVVNGKSALNHLKKTLFDFYKENEEVKSIYISIKNKIDNVIFGDEFIKVIGASFIIEDIFGINFKIFPNSFFQINKKQTEKLYSEALKFLGDYREKNVIDAFSGTGTIAMIMAQKANKVIGLELVPESVKAAIHTSLENDIKNTEFIIGKVEDTITKVLENNKIDYIVFDPPRKGIDKFVLEKVNESGIKRLVYISCDPTTLARDISILKEYGYNLKFIKGFDMFPQTHHIETLVLMEKE; the protein is encoded by the coding sequence ATGAAAGTAAATGATATAATTAATGTTAAAATAGAAAAATTAGTTTTTGGTGGGGAAGGAATGGCAAGATATGATAATCTAGTAGTCTTTGTACCTATGTCTGTCCCTGGTGATGAATTAAGTATAAAAATAATATCAGTAAAAAAAACTTATGCAAGAGGTCTAATTGAAAAAATAAATAAACCTTCGGTAGATAGAATATCTACTGATAAATTATCTTTTGAAGACTATTCAGGTTGTGATTTTGCGATGATGAATTATGATGCGCAAATAAAATATAAATCAGAAATTTTAAAAGATATTATGAAAAAAAATGCAAAAGAAGATGTTAAAGATGATATTTATGTAGAAAAATCTGAAGATATTTTTAATTATAGAAATAAAGTTGCTGAACCATTTGTAAAAATTAATGGAGAGATAAAGACAGGATTTTATAGGAAAAAATCTCATGAAATATTTACAAGTGAAGAAGTAAATTTAAGATCTAAAGTTGCAACAGAAGTTTTAGATAAACTATTAATTAAATTGAATTATTTTAAAAGAACTAAAAAAGAATTTAAAGTTTTTAGTGATATTACAAATTCTGGTTTTCTAAAAACTTGTGTAATAAGAAATAACGAAAAAGGCGAAGTAATGTTGGTTATTGTTGTAAATGGTAAATCAGCATTAAATCATTTAAAAAAGACATTATTTGACTTCTATAAAGAAAATGAAGAAGTAAAATCAATATATATATCTATAAAAAATAAAATAGATAATGTAATATTTGGAGATGAATTCATAAAAGTTATAGGTGCTTCATTTATAATTGAAGATATTTTTGGAATTAATTTTAAAATATTTCCTAACTCATTCTTCCAAATAAACAAAAAGCAAACAGAAAAATTATACAGTGAAGCTTTAAAATTTTTAGGTGATTATAGAGAAAAAAATGTAATAGATGCCTTTTCAGGTACGGGTACTATAGCTATGATTATGGCTCAAAAGGCAAATAAAGTTATTGGTTTAGAATTAGTTCCTGAATCAGTAAAAGCTGCTATACACACAAGTTTAGAAAATGATATTAAAAATACAGAATTTATTATAGGAAAAGTTGAAGACACTATTACAAAAGTATTAGAAAATAACAAAATAGACTACATAGTCTTTGACCCTCCAAGAAAAGGAATAGATAAATTTGTATTAGAAAAAGTAAACGAGAGTGGAATTAAAAGATTGGTATATATTTCATGTGATCCAACAACACTTGCGCGTGATATTTCAATTTTAAAAGAGTATGGATATAATTTAAAATTTATAAAAGGTTTTGATATGTTTCCACAAACACATCATATTGAGACTTTAGTTTTAATGGAAAAGGAGTAA
- the plsY gene encoding glycerol-3-phosphate 1-O-acyltransferase PlsY, with product MFKVLILVVLAYLVGSIPNALWIGKLFKNIDVREYGSGNVGSTNAARVLGWKLGVLTLILDVFKGAVFVLVAKKMNLDDISIVLIGMAAILGHSYSIYLGFKGGKAVATSLGVFLVLVPKVIALLLILFFAIVIITQYVSIGSISCAFFLPILTYILYNNYVYTIFGIFIGMIVIIRHKSNIINLINKQEAKFFDKANKK from the coding sequence ATGTTTAAGGTATTAATTTTAGTTGTTTTAGCATATTTAGTAGGTTCTATACCTAATGCTTTATGGATAGGTAAATTATTTAAAAATATAGATGTTAGAGAATATGGTAGTGGTAATGTTGGTTCAACAAATGCTGCAAGAGTTCTTGGATGGAAATTAGGAGTATTAACTTTAATATTAGATGTTTTTAAAGGTGCAGTATTTGTCTTAGTTGCTAAAAAAATGAATTTAGATGATATTTCAATAGTTTTAATTGGAATGGCAGCAATTTTAGGACATAGTTATAGTATATATTTAGGATTTAAAGGTGGTAAAGCTGTTGCTACATCATTAGGAGTATTTTTAGTTTTAGTACCTAAAGTAATTGCTTTATTATTAATTTTATTCTTTGCTATTGTAATTATTACACAATATGTTTCAATTGGTTCAATAAGTTGTGCATTTTTCCTTCCAATTTTAACTTATATATTGTATAATAACTATGTATACACAATTTTTGGTATATTTATTGGTATGATAGTAATTATTAGACATAAATCTAATATTATTAATTTAATAAATAAACAAGAGGCAAAATTTTTTGATAAAGCTAATAAAAAGTGA
- a CDS encoding NAD(P)H-dependent glycerol-3-phosphate dehydrogenase, which produces MNILIIGGGSWGTALTYLLDKKGHKCFLWEYNEEYRKQMREKRENENFLKGFKLSESIEIIDDYDEILEKESIDIILLATPTQFLRNTLLTLKHSMNKKYILVNVAKGIEISTGLTISKICEEVLSDKEYEYVLLAGPTHAEEVVNNMPSVILSVSENVEAAKVVQNVFNTNTLRVYTGTDVIGSELGGAIKNCLAICAGICDGLGYGDNTKAALLTRGMNEIVLIGTTLGANPTTFMGLTGLGDMIVTCTSKHSRNRYLGEQIGKGRKMADIVHEMKMVSEGATTIKALYEIIKEHEIRTPIFTALYELLYEDKDISTLTQTFMERELRSEF; this is translated from the coding sequence ATGAATATATTAATAATTGGTGGTGGAAGCTGGGGGACAGCTTTAACTTACTTATTAGATAAAAAAGGTCATAAATGTTTTCTATGGGAATATAATGAAGAATATAGGAAACAAATGAGAGAAAAAAGAGAAAATGAGAATTTTTTAAAAGGTTTTAAATTAAGTGAAAGCATAGAAATAATTGATGACTATGATGAAATTTTAGAAAAGGAATCTATTGATATAATATTACTTGCAACACCAACGCAATTTTTAAGAAATACTTTATTAACATTAAAACATAGTATGAATAAAAAATATATTTTAGTAAATGTTGCAAAGGGAATAGAAATATCTACAGGACTTACAATATCTAAAATTTGTGAAGAAGTTTTAAGTGATAAAGAATATGAATATGTTTTACTTGCAGGACCTACACATGCAGAAGAAGTAGTAAATAATATGCCTTCTGTAATACTTTCAGTTTCAGAAAATGTTGAGGCTGCGAAAGTTGTTCAAAATGTTTTTAATACGAATACTTTAAGAGTTTATACAGGAACTGATGTAATAGGGTCAGAACTTGGAGGAGCTATAAAAAATTGTCTTGCTATTTGTGCTGGAATTTGTGATGGATTAGGATATGGAGATAATACTAAAGCGGCTTTATTAACTAGAGGTATGAATGAGATAGTATTAATTGGTACAACTCTAGGAGCAAATCCAACTACATTTATGGGATTAACAGGTCTTGGAGATATGATAGTTACATGTACAAGTAAGCATAGTAGAAATAGATATTTAGGTGAACAAATTGGTAAAGGTAGAAAAATGGCAGATATTGTTCATGAAATGAAGATGGTATCTGAAGGAGCTACAACAATTAAAGCACTTTATGAAATAATAAAAGAACATGAAATAAGAACACCGATTTTTACAGCTTTATATGAGTTATTATATGAAGATAAAGATATAAGTACTCTAACACAAACATTTATGGAAAGAGAATTAAGATCGGAATTTTAA
- a CDS encoding sigma-70 family RNA polymerase sigma factor yields the protein MEENKVTNSNENNINLISLYISDLQSHELLTAEEEVELFKRVREENDEQAKHLLILSNLRLVVSEAKKLLGNGLPLIDLISEGNLGLIKSIDKFDYTKGLRFSTYAVWWIKQTIKKAIVNLGRDIRIPSYKYEQLSKVNKVIESYQNEFGDIPSAEYIAEVLGMKPSKVVLLQNEFQEIISLNDAIGDNIFLEDVIGQNDNVEDDIIRNDQLSEMYHLLEETLNSREKEILELRYGLANNKIHTLKEIGEKLNITRERVRQIEKKAITKLKKNLEEYKYMY from the coding sequence ATGGAAGAAAATAAAGTAACTAACAGTAATGAAAATAATATTAACCTAATTTCATTATATATTTCAGACTTACAAAGTCACGAATTACTAACTGCTGAAGAAGAGGTTGAATTATTTAAAAGAGTTAGAGAAGAGAATGATGAACAGGCAAAACATTTACTTATCTTATCAAATTTAAGATTAGTTGTATCTGAAGCAAAGAAATTATTAGGTAATGGATTACCATTAATAGATCTAATAAGTGAAGGAAATTTAGGGTTAATTAAATCTATTGATAAATTTGACTATACAAAGGGATTAAGATTTAGTACTTATGCTGTTTGGTGGATTAAACAAACTATAAAAAAAGCCATAGTTAATTTAGGAAGAGATATTAGAATTCCTTCATATAAATATGAACAATTATCAAAAGTAAATAAGGTAATAGAAAGTTATCAAAATGAATTTGGTGATATACCTTCTGCAGAATATATAGCTGAGGTATTAGGTATGAAACCTTCTAAAGTTGTACTGTTACAAAATGAATTCCAAGAAATAATATCTTTAAATGATGCAATTGGAGATAATATATTTTTAGAAGATGTTATAGGACAAAATGATAATGTGGAAGATGATATAATTAGAAATGATCAATTATCTGAAATGTATCATTTACTTGAAGAGACACTTAATTCAAGAGAAAAAGAAATACTTGAATTAAGATATGGGTTAGCAAATAATAAAATTCATACTCTAAAAGAAATAGGTGAAAAATTAAATATCACGAGAGAGAGAGTTAGACAAATAGAGAAAAAGGCAATAACTAAATTAAAGAAGAATTTAGAAGAATATAAATATATGTATTAA
- the dnaN gene encoding DNA polymerase III subunit beta — protein sequence MLNIRLNRKEFLKKIQIVDNAIVDDKANGINSGIFIETQDDKLLLKAMGEGLYIKAEMPCEVIEKGEFIIKHKLMEEFLKQLDQEIIEIKEINGKISIISGKSSSEFSIYEYEKRNEPTINNGLEFTFKREELYEDLERVKFAASVNLDRLAVNSIRFEIDNTGIKLVSSDAHRLIFLNKEFAEKANLETLSISIPLRSVNSLTKIMKIIEDETLTFKSEGTRILFKFNDVEILTKLVEIQYPDYKTLLNSVRNNKKALLNTRDLISILKRVSVFVKDNNDKKDIAIFEFEDNQLEVLGSNDLAISKEKINCIYEGENLRIALNVKYILDYLSTISESPVVEVKMFDERTPVLLNVENNKESIYLVAPTQI from the coding sequence ATGTTAAATATTAGACTTAATAGAAAAGAATTTCTAAAGAAAATACAAATTGTTGATAATGCAATTGTTGATGATAAAGCTAATGGGATAAATTCAGGTATTTTCATTGAAACACAAGATGATAAATTACTTCTAAAAGCAATGGGAGAAGGATTATACATCAAAGCAGAAATGCCATGTGAAGTTATAGAAAAAGGTGAATTTATAATTAAACATAAATTAATGGAAGAATTTTTAAAACAACTAGATCAAGAAATTATTGAAATAAAAGAAATAAATGGGAAAATTTCCATAATTTCTGGTAAAAGTAGTTCAGAATTTTCAATTTATGAATATGAAAAGAGAAATGAACCAACAATTAATAATGGATTAGAATTCACATTTAAAAGAGAAGAATTATATGAAGATTTAGAAAGAGTTAAATTTGCAGCTTCTGTTAATTTAGATAGATTGGCTGTAAACTCCATTAGATTTGAAATAGATAATACAGGAATTAAACTTGTTTCTTCTGATGCACATAGATTAATATTCTTAAATAAAGAATTTGCTGAAAAAGCTAATTTAGAAACTTTAAGTATTAGTATACCTTTAAGATCTGTAAATAGTTTAACAAAAATAATGAAAATTATTGAAGATGAAACTTTAACTTTTAAATCTGAAGGTACAAGAATATTATTTAAATTTAATGATGTAGAGATTTTAACTAAATTAGTAGAAATTCAATACCCTGATTACAAAACATTATTAAATTCAGTTAGAAATAATAAAAAAGCATTGTTAAATACAAGAGATTTAATAAGTATTCTAAAAAGAGTTTCAGTCTTTGTTAAAGATAACAATGATAAAAAAGATATAGCTATCTTTGAATTTGAAGATAATCAACTAGAAGTTTTAGGAAGTAATGATTTAGCAATTTCAAAAGAGAAAATTAACTGTATTTATGAAGGTGAGAATTTAAGGATTGCTTTAAATGTTAAATATATTTTAGATTATTTATCAACAATTTCTGAAAGTCCTGTTGTAGAGGTTAAGATGTTTGATGAAAGAACACCGGTATTATTAAATGTAGAAAACAATAAGGAGAGTATATATTTAGTAGCACCAACACAAATATAA
- a CDS encoding HAD family hydrolase, with protein sequence MKKIAAFFDVDGTIFRNSLLIEHFKMLIKFEFIDEASFVGDIKYKFKMWEERKGSYDDYLEELVDIYVDCIKNIDEKDINYVAQRVIENRAEKIYTYSRNKIKEHLDNGHLVIIISGSPSFLVDKMATKLNATDFIATEYLLDENNRYSGKNIPMWDSKSKIKAINDFAEKYDIDLSKSYAYGDTTGDYGMFEMVGNPIAINPAKRLFEKILNNKDIREKIKIIVERKDMVYIFNPDVDYL encoded by the coding sequence ATGAAGAAAATTGCTGCATTTTTTGATGTAGATGGTACTATCTTTAGAAATTCCTTGCTTATTGAACATTTTAAAATGTTAATTAAATTTGAATTCATCGATGAAGCAAGTTTTGTTGGTGATATTAAATATAAATTTAAAATGTGGGAAGAAAGAAAAGGAAGTTATGATGATTATCTTGAAGAACTTGTTGATATTTATGTTGATTGTATTAAAAATATAGATGAAAAAGATATCAACTATGTCGCACAAAGAGTTATAGAAAATAGAGCTGAAAAAATATATACTTATTCAAGAAATAAAATTAAAGAACATTTAGATAATGGACACCTCGTTATTATTATTTCAGGATCTCCATCTTTCTTAGTTGACAAAATGGCAACAAAGCTTAACGCTACTGATTTTATTGCCACTGAATATCTTTTAGATGAAAATAATAGATATAGTGGAAAGAATATTCCAATGTGGGATAGTAAAAGTAAAATTAAAGCAATAAATGACTTTGCTGAAAAATATGATATAGATCTAAGTAAATCATATGCATACGGAGATACAACAGGAGATTATGGAATGTTTGAAATGGTTGGTAATCCAATAGCAATAAACCCAGCCAAAAGATTATTTGAAAAAATATTAAATAATAAAGACATTAGAGAGAAAATAAAAATCATCGTTGAAAGAAAAGATATGGTTTATATTTTTAATCCAGATGTTGACTATTTATAG
- a CDS encoding DUF1858 domain-containing protein, whose amino-acid sequence MKIRVHEDMNIDEVVEKYPIVAHILMRYGLGCSGCVISTAETIGEGIELHGLDADIILEEINMILEMEEEENNKENRG is encoded by the coding sequence TTGAAAATAAGAGTTCATGAAGATATGAATATAGATGAAGTAGTTGAAAAATACCCTATAGTAGCACATATTTTAATGCGTTATGGATTAGGATGTTCAGGGTGTGTAATTTCAACTGCAGAGACTATAGGTGAGGGTATTGAATTACATGGTTTAGATGCAGATATAATATTAGAAGAAATAAATATGATCTTAGAAATGGAAGAAGAAGAAAACAATAAGGAAAATAGAGGATAA
- a CDS encoding helix-turn-helix domain-containing protein produces MITTGEVITKYLKDKNINQLFLAKNIDVTPQYVNGIINNKRTASKNILDKIIRFLKISKTDVDLIMKYEIFRKTGVIKKDSIPIKIQAQYTDFGYEINLEEGIVVLEDFDEKYKDTYLVKVLTNKLRYFSKDEYIYIKKVDFEYKDYLNKYCLMEIDEEIDFCKIEIIDEKILLTYLNKEKSKKILRHNKRINIIGTIIGKYSPWRDDYE; encoded by the coding sequence ATGATAACTACTGGTGAAGTAATTACTAAATATTTAAAAGATAAAAATATAAATCAGTTATTTCTAGCTAAAAATATTGATGTAACACCGCAATATGTTAATGGAATAATTAATAATAAAAGAACAGCTTCGAAAAATATTTTAGATAAGATTATACGTTTTTTAAAGATTTCAAAAACTGATGTTGATTTAATTATGAAGTATGAAATTTTTAGAAAAACGGGTGTAATAAAAAAAGATTCTATTCCTATCAAAATTCAGGCACAATACACTGATTTTGGATATGAAATTAATCTTGAAGAAGGTATAGTGGTTCTTGAAGATTTTGATGAGAAATACAAAGACACATATTTAGTAAAAGTATTAACAAATAAATTAAGATATTTTTCTAAAGATGAATATATATACATAAAAAAAGTTGATTTCGAATATAAAGATTATTTGAATAAATATTGTTTAATGGAAATAGATGAAGAAATTGATTTTTGTAAAATAGAAATTATAGATGAAAAAATATTGTTAACTTATTTAAATAAAGAAAAATCAAAAAAAATATTAAGACATAATAAAAGAATAAATATTATCGGGACTATTATTGGGAAATATAGTCCGTGGAGGGATGACTATGAGTAG
- the glmM gene encoding phosphoglucosamine mutase has protein sequence MSRKYFGTDGIRGEANKDLSIDLVTNLGLALGYYLRKDKQPNEKTKIILGTDTRISGYMIRSALSAGLTAMGVNVDFVGVLPTPGVSFLTRTLNADAGIMISASHNPIKDNGIKIFSNSGFKLNDEDELEIEALMDNREELMKHLVHGEKLGRFIFVEDYLRMYRKFLQTTVKTNFNGYKVVIDTANGAAYRVAAKVLQNLGAEVQVINNIPTGKNINVECGSTHPEKLCEAVKLFNANIGIAYDGDADRLIVVDEEGEILDGDIIVSILALNLQKKEMLNSNKVVMTVLSNMGVEKYLEEHGIRMIRANVGDRYVLEKMRELALNLGGEQSGHVVMLDHNTTGDGVLSSIQLMQAFIESGKKLSELRKEITLWPQDMINVPVAKEKKKDWDKNTNLVNFIIEKEEEILGEGRVLVRPSGTENLIRVMVEAKTKETMERVLNDIVKKVKEELQ, from the coding sequence ATGAGTAGAAAATACTTTGGAACAGATGGAATAAGAGGAGAAGCTAATAAAGATTTAAGTATAGATTTAGTTACAAATTTAGGATTAGCTTTAGGATATTATTTAAGAAAAGATAAACAACCAAATGAAAAAACAAAAATAATTTTAGGGACTGATACTAGAATCTCTGGATATATGATAAGATCAGCTTTATCAGCTGGATTAACTGCCATGGGAGTAAATGTAGATTTTGTTGGAGTATTACCTACACCTGGAGTAAGTTTTTTAACTAGAACATTAAATGCTGATGCTGGTATAATGATTTCAGCATCTCATAATCCTATTAAAGATAATGGAATTAAAATATTTTCTAATTCTGGATTTAAATTAAATGATGAAGATGAATTAGAAATTGAAGCATTAATGGATAATAGAGAAGAATTGATGAAACATTTAGTACATGGAGAAAAATTAGGTAGATTTATATTTGTTGAAGATTATTTAAGAATGTATAGAAAATTCTTACAAACAACTGTAAAAACTAACTTTAACGGATATAAAGTAGTAATAGATACAGCCAATGGTGCAGCATATAGAGTTGCGGCAAAAGTGTTACAAAATTTAGGTGCAGAAGTACAAGTTATAAATAATATACCTACAGGTAAAAATATAAATGTTGAATGTGGTTCAACACATCCTGAAAAATTATGTGAAGCAGTTAAATTATTCAATGCAAATATAGGAATAGCATATGATGGGGATGCAGATAGACTAATAGTTGTTGATGAAGAAGGAGAAATACTAGATGGAGATATTATTGTTTCAATACTAGCCTTAAATTTACAAAAGAAAGAAATGTTAAATTCAAATAAAGTAGTAATGACTGTATTATCAAATATGGGAGTAGAAAAATATCTTGAAGAACATGGAATTAGAATGATAAGAGCAAACGTTGGAGATAGATATGTTCTTGAAAAAATGAGAGAATTAGCTCTTAATTTAGGTGGAGAACAATCTGGACATGTTGTAATGCTTGACCATAATACTACAGGGGATGGAGTATTAAGTAGTATACAATTAATGCAAGCATTTATTGAATCTGGTAAAAAATTAAGTGAGTTAAGAAAAGAAATAACTTTATGGCCACAGGATATGATTAATGTACCAGTAGCTAAAGAAAAGAAAAAAGATTGGGATAAAAATACTAACTTAGTAAACTTTATTATAGAAAAAGAAGAAGAAATATTAGGAGAAGGTAGAGTACTGGTTAGACCGTCTGGTACAGAGAATTTAATAAGAGTAATGGTTGAAGCAAAAACAAAAGAAACTATGGAAAGAGTATTAAATGATATAGTTAAGAAAGTTAAGGAAGAATTACAATGA
- a CDS encoding class I SAM-dependent DNA methyltransferase, with amino-acid sequence MRHKKFAEIYDEFMNFVDYNSWFKFLKSFSKKKKMKVLDLGCGTGTMANFFAKDGHDVVAVDISEDMIEIANTKFNNVNIDFKVGDITKESFGNDFDLIMCNFDTVNYFHDLKSLQSFLEIVKNSLKDDGIFIFDIVEEGIFDEMFENDLFIDETDKYLCIMRHEKIKKFKHIVEMTIFVKEENDLYRKYSETHNKMIFDTDLVLENLKNEGFKLFDTARNSEYGESRLFLVCKK; translated from the coding sequence ATGAGACATAAAAAATTTGCAGAAATATATGATGAATTTATGAATTTTGTTGACTATAATTCATGGTTTAAATTCTTAAAATCTTTTTCAAAAAAGAAAAAAATGAAAGTGTTAGATTTAGGATGTGGAACAGGAACTATGGCTAATTTTTTTGCAAAGGATGGGCATGATGTTGTTGCTGTTGATATATCTGAAGACATGATAGAAATTGCAAATACTAAATTTAATAATGTAAATATTGATTTTAAAGTTGGAGATATTACAAAAGAATCTTTTGGAAATGATTTTGATCTAATTATGTGTAATTTTGATACTGTAAATTATTTTCATGATTTAAAATCCCTTCAATCTTTTTTAGAGATTGTAAAAAATAGTTTGAAAGATGATGGTATTTTCATTTTTGATATAGTTGAAGAAGGCATATTTGATGAAATGTTTGAAAATGATTTATTTATAGATGAGACAGATAAGTATTTATGTATTATGAGACATGAAAAAATAAAAAAATTTAAACATATAGTTGAAATGACAATATTTGTTAAAGAAGAAAATGATTTATATAGAAAGTACTCAGAAACTCATAATAAAATGATTTTTGATACTGATTTAGTATTAGAAAATTTAAAAAATGAAGGTTTTAAATTATTTGATACTGCAAGAAATTCTGAATATGGTGAATCAAGATTATTTTTAGTATGTAAAAAGTAG